GTCCACTTCAACTTCTTCGGTTTGCGGCATTTTTTCCGATCAAGCTGACGCTCGCGCAGATTTTCTTTCATTACTGAATAGGAGATGAATTAATGATGAGAGAACTAGTAGGGCCGTGTGTATGTTGCGCGAAAGATGTCTATTGCACCGATGGTTTTTTGAACGGGATCGTGGATGAGGGCAAGATTTTATGTTTTGATTGCCAGGAAAAACGAAAATCTGATTGGGATACTAAATCCATTGCTGAAGATGAAAAAGGCAAGTGTACAGACACTTGACTACCTGATCAACACCTACCAGACAGTCATCTTTTTCAACATCTAAAAGGTGATGAAGCCTGGAATTGTACAGGATTAATTGCCCCCATCCGGCCTATTGGGTGTTTGGATAAGTTCAAAGCGGAGTCGGGACAACAGACCGTCCCACTCCGTCAGCGCTTCCGGTCGTTTCCGCTGCGAGATATCTCATCGATGCTGTACGTGCAGATTAATAATTGATGGTCCGCCTGGATCACGTCCAGCATCTGCAGTAAATATCCATTTTGGAGTAAACAACTTCTTTGCCTGCAATCGTCTCATAACTGCTACAAAAATTTGGACGGCCGCCATCGCCAGTTACGATCAACTCGCCATCCAGTACCGCCCCCGACGCACCGATGACAGATTAAGTCAGGAAACCGACCCGTCACCTCGTTCCCATGCCGTGTGTACGCCCGTATTCCGTCCACGGTAGAAAGGATCAGTCGAAAACCGTCCATCTTCGGTTCAGCGATGATCATCATCAAAAAGTCGATCGGATTAATTGTGTAAGCACATTGGCTCAATAAACACAATAATCCCCCTACCTTTCGTATGTACGGGGGATTCTGGTTTTATTGTATCATTTCGTTGTTACATCAAGAGATGGGAAACGGAGTAAATCAACCAGCACCGACGGATGCTCTCTCTGCCTCTTGTATACGCTCAAAACCCTTGTATACATGGAATTTTCACTGTATACAAATGAAACAAGGGTTGAGTTGACTTTTTCCTATATACACCAGAGGATCGATCCTTAATGACTCGAGCCACTATTTGATTTGGAATCACCCATACTAACGTTCGTCCACTGATCACCACCAGCTCCACACAAATATCGCAACCATAGCTGTTGTTCGTCTTCAAATGCTATTGAGTCTAAAACCCTATCGTTGATCCTTTGAGGGTTTTGGTGCGCAGGGCACATGGTCCGGCGAGCTTCTTCATCTTTTTCCTTCTCAATCGACTTAAGCACCAATTTCGTCACAAACCGCGAAATAGTTTCACCTTTTTTCTCTACCAGTTGATCCAACACCTTGATTTCTTCGTCAGTAAGTTTCAAACCAACTGTCAGAACTCGAGGAAATTTTGTTATCGTGGATCCCCCCTTTTGGTGCTATGCGAGGGCTTGTATGTTATATAACAGTATATAAAATAATGATATGTTATGCAACAGAAATGCGTCATAGATCCCACTTTCAATGGTCCGAAGAACGTTTAGGGCCATATCAAAAAAAAAAAAAAAAAAAAAGCGCGGTTTCCGCGCCGAGATGGTGAGGGTGGACAAGGTGGGCAGATAGGAGACGGTTTCATCTCTTCCCAACACCCTTAGATTAGTGGAGCCCTTGCATTTTCAGTATATAAAAGGATTGCAAAACAATTTGTGATAAATTACACAAAATAAGTGACGATATTATGACAGTGATTTTCTTATATCGTGCTGTTATTCAAATCTTATCTTCTACATCCTATATACAATATGTGATATATTTAACAAAATTAACATCAGAAAGTTGGCCTCTGAGGCGTCCGTTTTTTCTTTTGAGGGTATTTTCCCGCCAAAGTGTTATGTAAAGCGATGAAAAGTTGAGTCGCGTTGATCACATCCTCACACAAAAAAGCGAGGGTTCCCCCTCTCCCCTTCCCCGCCGGGAGGAGAACATTAAAATCTGCTACATCCTATCGCTATAAAAACGCCATCCCGCCGAGAAAGGCTACTGGCTTCGATCGTGCCTGGACCCGGTCACTGTCGGCAGTACTGACTGCTTCTGTTTGCGCCACCCTTTTGATCACGCTGAAATTAGACTGAACTTTTGGTATAATTGGACGAAAAGATTGGAGGAGGGGAGGCCATGGAGAAACCGTTGTTCCAAAAAGTGTGGTCCAAAGCACAATGGAAGGGTCTTCCAGTTCATCGTTCCCTCTTAACCCCAATTATGTTTCTGGAGAGAGCCTTGCACGCTTTTCCAGAAAAAACGGCTGTCGTCGACGGGGAACGCCGTTTCACCTACGCGGAGTTTGGTTCCCGCGTCTATCGGTTGGCTAGTGCCCTGCGCAAGGCGGGGATTGGAAAGGGAGACCGGGTAGCGGTGTTGTCTCCCAACACTGTAGAGTTCCTGGAGGCCTATTTCGCCGTCCCCCAGATTGGAGCCGTGCTGGTGCCGATCAACCGGCTACTCTCTTCTGAAGAGGTGAAGTACATTCTCCAGCACTCCGAAGCCAAAGCCATAATCCTCCATGGGGAGTTGGGTCACCTCCTGGAGCCGGTGTGGAACGAGTTGGAACACTTGGAGCAGGTGATCTGGACCGGTCCGAGGGAGCAAGGGGCGTTGGCGACGGGTCGAACTTATGAAGCCTTCCTGGAGGATGGAAGTGGCGATCCTTTCGTCTACATGGTGGATGACGAGGACCAGACCATCAGCATCAACTACACCAGCGGTACGACAGGTCGCCCCAAGGGGGTGATGTACACACACCGAGGAGCCTATCTCAACGCGATGGGAGAGATCGTGGAGGCAGGGTTGAACGCTTCCAGTGTCTACCTACACACCCTGCCGATGTATCACTGCAACGGTTGGTGCTATCCCTGGGCCGTCACCGGAGTGGGGGCGCTTCACGTCTGTCTGCCGAAGGTGCGGTCCGAGGACATCTTCCGCCTTATCGAGAAAGAAATGGTGACTCATCTGTGCGCCGCTCCCACGGTGATCATCAAGATGACCGCCGATGCTCCTTCCGGCTACCGCTTCCCCCGGCCGCTGCGTATCGTAACGGCGGCATCCCCGCCGCCTCCGGCGGTGATTGAGCGGGCGGAAGGGATGGGGGCTCAGGTTATCCATGTATACGGTCTTACAGAAACCTACGGCCCCCACACGGTTTGCGAGTGGAAGGAGGAGTGGAACGGCGAAGACTCGAAGAGACGGGCCCTGCTCAAGGGTCGGCAAGGGGTCGGTTACATCCATGCACCGGAACTCCGGGTGGTGGACGAAAACATGGAGGACATCCCCGCGGATGGGGAGACTGTGGGCGAAGTAATCATGCGGGGAAACAACGTCATGAAGGGGTACTTCCGAGACGAAGAGGCGACAGCGGAGGCCTTCCGGGGTGGATGGTTCCACTCCGGTGACTTGGCTGTGATGCATCCCGATGGGTATATCGAGCTGAAAGACCGGAAGAAGGATATCATCATCAGCGGAGGGGTCAACATCTCCACGATCGAGGTAGAGCGTGTTCTGTATCAGCACCCGGATATTCTGGAAGCGGCGGTGGTGGGCGTCCCCGATCCGTACTGGGGAGAGGTGCCGAAGGCCTTTGTCACCCTCCGGCCCGGGGCCCAGCTAACGGAAGAAGAGGTTATCGCCTTTACCCGGGAACGGCTGGCCCATTACAAATGTCCGAAAGAAGTGGCATTCGGTCCCCTGCCAAAGACGTCGACGGGTAAGGTGCAGAAGTTTAAACTGCGGGAACAGGCGCGGGCTGAAAAAGAGGCCCAACTCGCAAACCAGGGGGGATTCTCGTGAGCATAGTGCGGGCGAAAAGCTATCATCATATCCGTACTCAAACTGAAGGGAGAGTGGCTGTCGTCGTAATGAACCGCCCCGAGCGGCGGAACGCTCTTTCTGAAGAACACATGGAGGAGTTGATAGACTTCCTTCGTTCCGTGGGACGTAGCAAGGAAGTGGCCGTCGTCCTTCTGAAAGGGGAGGGGCCAGCCTTTTGCGCAGGGCACGACTTGAGCGAAATGGTCGACCGGGATGCATCCTTTTACCGGCGGCTGTTCGACGTGTGCACGGAGCTGATGGAAACAATCCAATCCATCCCACAACCGGTCATTGCCCAGGTGCACGGAATGGCCACTGCGGCCGGCTGCCAGCTGGTAGCCACCTGCGATTTGGCGGTCGCTTCAGAAGAAGCCCGTTTCGCCACGCCGGGAGTGAAGATCGGGTTGTTCTGTTCCACGCCGATGGTGGCCTTGAGCCGCGCTGTGGGACGGAAGAAAGCGATGGAGATGCTGTTGACCGGTGAACCAATCTCCGCCCGTGAGGCCTTGGAAGTGGGATTGATTAATAGGGTGGTCCCTGCGGACCGGCTGGAAGAGGAAACCCGGGAACTGGCCGCTAAGATTGCTGCAGCCAGCTCCTTTACAGTGGGGATTGGGAAGCAGGCCTTCTACCGGCAGCTGGAGATGCCGCAACCTCAGGCCTATGCTTACGCCAAGGAAGTGATGTCTCTGAACGCCACGGCGATGGATGCCCAAGAAGGGATGTGCGCCTTCCTGCAAAAACGTCCGCCCCGGTGGCGCCACCAATGAGTCGGCGGCGTTTTTTAACGGTGGTATTTAGGAGGATCACACTTTTCACCGATTGGTTCGCAATATCATATACCCCCTTAAAGACCGTTTATTAAGCCACTCGATTTAAGAATAGAGCAGGCACCTTTTGGTGCCTGCTCTAGGCCCAGCAAAGGCTGGGTATTTTCTTTGGGTTCGACATTATACCTGACCATAGTAGACTATTAGTCTCAAAAACGAACTCATTTCTGTTACGAGTGTTTAGAGACAAAAAAGAACCTCTACTAGAGGTATCAAAAAACCCCCGGTGGGATCAACCTTCCGGGGGTGGAGCTTACTTCCTTGTCTTGATCTATGCTGGATTTTCTATCGCATCAATCACTTTCTCTGCTGTGCTTTTGCTGGACATCGGATTTTGCCCTGTTACTAAATTTCCATCGCGAACAGAGAAGTCTGTCCATTTTTCACCACAGACAAATTTCCCGCCTTTTTCTCGCAGTTTGGATTCAAGCAAAAACGGCATATGCTGGGCCAATCCCGTCTCTCTTTCTTCTTCATTGGTAAAGCAAGTGACATTTTTGCCTTTAACCAATGGTGTTCCGTCCTTATATGTGACATTTACCAGACCGGATGGACCATGACAAACAGCCCCGACCACTTTGCCATCCTCTGCAAATTGCTGCAATACGTATTGTAAGGTCTCGTTTTCGGGAAAATCAAACATGGTACCGTGTCCTCCCGGGAGAAAAACCGCATCAAATCCCTTTGCATCATCCTTGCTTAATTGGGTGGTGTTTTTTAATTCCTCTTCTGCCGCTTCCCATTCGGGTTTCTTTTCTTCCGGAACACTCTTGGGATCAAGCGGAACTTCCCCACCTTTAATACTGGTCACTTTCACATCATAGCCTTTTTCTTTAAAGACATTATAGGGGACAGCAAACTCCTCCAACCAAAGACCGCTTTTATGATCATCTGTGATTTTGGTGTGGTTGGTAACCACCATCAGTATACGTTTTGTGTTTGGCATCATCCATTCCTCCTTTATTTGATGTTCTATGGTGAATAGTCTTACCAACTATTATCATATCCCCAAGGGGTATACCAGAAACGCCCAATATGGCGGATCGCTTGACGACGGCTCGGCAACAGAATGTGGTGCTGGAGATGTTGGAGCCTTAGCAGTCAGTCTATATCGAATAAACCGGCTTTGAAAAGAAGTCGGTACCCGTCCCGATTTAAACTCGGAACTTAAGGATAGCGATATAATAAAATATGAGATACCCTAGACTACTCTTGAAAGGACGAAACTTCCGATGCTATTTGATCTTAGACCTAATAACAAAATGGATCACATTGTTGGTCTCCTACATGCAACTGTATCTGATACATATCTTCGTCTTAAAGAACTAGTTAGGAACATGACTCAGGAAGAAATTGATTATAGAGGGCCAAATGGAGATTTATACAGTACAGCCCAACTACTCAGACATCTTGCCGTAGTGGATCTGAATTGGGTTTATTGTTTTAAAGGAGAAACTATTAGTGAAGAGCATAAACAAATATACGGGCCCATGTTTGACGAGCATGGACGTATTCCGTTGGTTAGGGGCGTATCATTAGAACAGCTGTTGCATGAATATGACCAAGTCCAACAGATGTGAATCTGTTTGTGTGATTGACAGATGCTGATTTAAACCGGCGTGTATATTATGAAAATGGTGCAGAAGCTACTATACGTTGGGGCATTTGGCATATTGCGGACCATAGTCGATACCACCAAGCAAATATAAAACACTTAAAGTTATTTTATAAGAATCATTCCAATATCCTCAAAAAAGAGATCCACCAGTTTCCAGATAAGAAATAAGAGTTCATCGTAAATCGAACGTTAGGTATTGATTGTGAACTTTATAATTAAAAATAGAGTTTATTGAGACACTCCTTGCAAAAAAACGAAGGCCGGACATTTAGAGGTACCCTCAAGAGTTGATTGAATTATTGGAAGGAAGGAGACAACGGTTTGAACGGTGAAGTCTGTTTTGTCGGCGGTGCATCAGCTGCTGGTAAAACTGAGATTACCACAATTCTAGAGGAAAAATTCGGCATGAAGAGATACAAACTCAAGTGGGCGTTACTAGAGGCAGGTGTGCGAAAGGGGCTAGATAGGTCTGTCATTCCCGACCATTACGACATATTAATC
Above is a genomic segment from Polycladomyces subterraneus containing:
- a CDS encoding acyl--CoA ligase family protein; translated protein: MEKPLFQKVWSKAQWKGLPVHRSLLTPIMFLERALHAFPEKTAVVDGERRFTYAEFGSRVYRLASALRKAGIGKGDRVAVLSPNTVEFLEAYFAVPQIGAVLVPINRLLSSEEVKYILQHSEAKAIILHGELGHLLEPVWNELEHLEQVIWTGPREQGALATGRTYEAFLEDGSGDPFVYMVDDEDQTISINYTSGTTGRPKGVMYTHRGAYLNAMGEIVEAGLNASSVYLHTLPMYHCNGWCYPWAVTGVGALHVCLPKVRSEDIFRLIEKEMVTHLCAAPTVIIKMTADAPSGYRFPRPLRIVTAASPPPPAVIERAEGMGAQVIHVYGLTETYGPHTVCEWKEEWNGEDSKRRALLKGRQGVGYIHAPELRVVDENMEDIPADGETVGEVIMRGNNVMKGYFRDEEATAEAFRGGWFHSGDLAVMHPDGYIELKDRKKDIIISGGVNISTIEVERVLYQHPDILEAAVVGVPDPYWGEVPKAFVTLRPGAQLTEEEVIAFTRERLAHYKCPKEVAFGPLPKTSTGKVQKFKLREQARAEKEAQLANQGGFS
- a CDS encoding enoyl-CoA hydratase, translated to MSIVRAKSYHHIRTQTEGRVAVVVMNRPERRNALSEEHMEELIDFLRSVGRSKEVAVVLLKGEGPAFCAGHDLSEMVDRDASFYRRLFDVCTELMETIQSIPQPVIAQVHGMATAAGCQLVATCDLAVASEEARFATPGVKIGLFCSTPMVALSRAVGRKKAMEMLLTGEPISAREALEVGLINRVVPADRLEEETRELAAKIAAASSFTVGIGKQAFYRQLEMPQPQAYAYAKEVMSLNATAMDAQEGMCAFLQKRPPRWRHQ
- a CDS encoding type 1 glutamine amidotransferase domain-containing protein, producing MPNTKRILMVVTNHTKITDDHKSGLWLEEFAVPYNVFKEKGYDVKVTSIKGGEVPLDPKSVPEEKKPEWEAAEEELKNTTQLSKDDAKGFDAVFLPGGHGTMFDFPENETLQYVLQQFAEDGKVVGAVCHGPSGLVNVTYKDGTPLVKGKNVTCFTNEEERETGLAQHMPFLLESKLREKGGKFVCGEKWTDFSVRDGNLVTGQNPMSSKSTAEKVIDAIENPA
- a CDS encoding DinB family protein, whose product is MLFDLRPNNKMDHIVGLLHATVSDTYLRLKELVRNMTQEEIDYRGPNGDLYSTAQLLRHLAVVDLNWVYCFKGETISEEHKQIYGPMFDEHGRIPLVRGVSLEQLLHEYDQVQQM